In Scyliorhinus canicula chromosome 8, sScyCan1.1, whole genome shotgun sequence, one DNA window encodes the following:
- the LOC119970205 gene encoding bone morphogenetic protein 2 — translation MSLRNKLGMGSFSFFSRSLLLVCFLASGMNCNAVSNQIQQPFSKAILEMLHINTLTFPRRTKLHPYMRLIYQQLSSSETKDSAATEGTLVQSFRSIKVPEYDNPGWIWFNISKLKPSMLAAELVLLRRTLHPKSLTVNVTIHNIGLEGNNLSISDPLDKKILNLSELPSSGYDTFNVSTILRQWTVDTIGFQFQFTDDSGSLVLHDALTQSLYCLDTNSQDEPLLVAHRLTLSVENPRSSRNSQRSSREQGWHPSPSRDISEECSLHPQYLNLQSLKLSDWILEPQGFYANVCSGHCFSSISDEEKTVTTNPAQGTVKQNITASQRWYCIPQEYSSVSVMHATEFGDIFIERLKDMCVESCACI, via the exons ATGAGTTTAAGAAACAAACTGGGAATGGGATCGTTCAGCTTTTTTTCTAGATCTTTGTTGCTCGTCTGTTTCTTGGCATCAGGGATGAATTGCAACGCAGTCAGTAATCAGATACAGCAACCGTTCAGCAAGGCCATTTTGGAGATGTTGCATATAAACACACTTACGTTTCCACGGCGTACAAAGCTTCACCCTTACATGAGATTGATCTATCAGCAACTTAGCTCCTCGGAGACCAAGGATTCAGCTGCCACTGAGGGAACTCTGGTCCAAAGCTTCCGGAGTATCAAAG TTCCCGAATACGACAATCCAGGATGGATATGGTTTAATATATCCAAGCTCAAGCCCTCCATGTTGGCAGCAGAACTGGTGCTACTGCGGAGAACTCTCCACCCAAAGTCGTTGACGGTCAACGTGACAATACATAATATCGGTTTGGAAGGGAATAACCTCAGCATTAGCGATCCACTGGACAAGAAGATTTTGAATCTGAGTGAGTTGCCATCCTCTGGTTATGACACGTTTAATGTTTCCACTATCCTGAGACAATGGACAGTGGATACAATAGGATTTCAGTTCCAGTTTACCGACGACAGTGGGAGTCTGGTATTGCACGACGCTCTGACTCAGAGCCTCTACTGCCTCGACACCAACTCCCAGGATGAACCACTGCTTGTGGCCCATCGCTTGACACTGTCCGTGGAAAATCCacgcagcagcaggaacagccagaggAGCTCCAGGGAACAGGGGTGGCATCCATCACCCAGCAGGGATATTTCCGAAGAGTGTAGCTTGCACCCACAGTACTTGAACTTACAGTCTTTGAAGTTAAGTGACTGGATCTTGGAACCACAGGGTTTCTACGCTAACGTCTGCAG TGGTCATTGTTTCAGTTCAATCTCTGACGAGGAGAAAACGGTGACAACAAATCCAGCACAGGGAACAGTGAAGCAAAACATAACCGCATCTCAAAG GTGGTACTGTATTCCACAGGAATATTCTTCAGTCAGTGTCATGCATGCAACAGAGTTTGGAGATATTTTTATTGAGAGGTTGAAAGACATGTGTGTTGAGAGTTGTGCATGCATTTAA